A DNA window from Prevotella intermedia ATCC 25611 = DSM 20706 contains the following coding sequences:
- a CDS encoding DUF5686 family protein, with protein MAFLLLGLFIGITTVAAQDLHCTVIDAQTQDTIAYANATYRSLKILTAGDQYGKFTIARHNGQMLEVTAVGYKPRKIRITEKTPNELLVTLISTTKQLEGVVVKAKRRHRYSRKNNPAVELMRKVIAAKHKTNLNNHDYYQYDKYQKVTMALNNITQAQLETGMFKNAPWLREQVEMCPYNNKMILPISVDETVTQHIYRKSPKDEKDIIKGQSTKGISQLIQTGEAMNTIVKDLFKDIDLYDDQIELLQARFPSPIGSTAISFYHFYIDDTVKVGDDECIRLQFMPANQQDFGFRGELYVLNDPSLHVRRCDMQLPAGTGVNFVAAMKFKQEYSKLANGDWVLTTDDMMAELELVTMLRQVLVIRTTGLQNYAFEPIDPHLFKGKAKKAYDPNAKMRDDGFWEQHRTTALSKSEHNMGNFIKRMGRTKGFKTVMFVVKAFAENFVETGSEKTASKIDIGPVNTFISKNYIDGIRLRAAARTTANLSPHWFAEGYYAYGTKSKDHYYGGKLTYSFRKPEYQPTEFPVRTLSFESYRDLESPSDKYLVHNKDNIFMTFRPVKVEKLYLYNRQRLGFQWETDYGFSTQIQLNTESHRPLGKLYYERMDGSFVDKVRMTSLTLGFDYRPGQSYINSKQRRFEVNLDAPQFTLSHTIGLKNVLGGQFSYNLTEFSAYKRVWLGSWGKFDMRLKAGAQWNKVPYHLLIMPPVNTSYFEHQGSFNLMENLEFLNDRYAQFNIAWNLEGKVFNRIPLVKKLKWREYLAFKGMWGHLTDKNNPLLPQNAADTELYKFPEGTNVMGKKPYLEFVVGVHNILKMFEVDYVRRLTYTELPGISKHGIRFGFNLVF; from the coding sequence CGGCAGTGGGCTACAAGCCACGCAAGATAAGGATAACGGAAAAGACACCGAACGAACTTTTAGTTACTTTAATATCAACAACGAAGCAATTGGAAGGCGTTGTGGTAAAGGCGAAACGCCGCCACAGGTATTCAAGAAAGAACAATCCAGCCGTGGAACTTATGCGAAAGGTTATCGCAGCCAAGCATAAGACCAACTTAAACAACCACGATTACTATCAATACGACAAGTACCAGAAGGTAACAATGGCACTCAACAACATCACCCAAGCACAGTTAGAGACGGGAATGTTCAAGAATGCGCCGTGGTTAAGGGAACAAGTGGAAATGTGTCCCTACAATAACAAGATGATATTGCCTATCTCCGTAGACGAAACGGTTACGCAACACATTTACCGAAAGTCGCCAAAAGACGAGAAAGACATCATCAAGGGACAGAGCACGAAGGGTATTTCGCAACTCATACAGACAGGCGAAGCGATGAATACCATCGTGAAAGACCTCTTTAAAGACATTGACCTGTACGACGACCAGATAGAATTGCTGCAGGCACGCTTCCCCTCTCCCATCGGTTCTACTGCCATTTCGTTCTACCACTTCTACATCGACGACACGGTAAAGGTGGGCGACGACGAGTGCATACGCCTCCAGTTCATGCCCGCAAACCAGCAAGACTTCGGCTTCCGTGGCGAATTGTACGTGCTGAACGACCCTTCCCTGCACGTAAGACGTTGCGATATGCAGCTCCCAGCAGGCACTGGCGTGAACTTTGTCGCAGCTATGAAGTTCAAACAGGAATACTCCAAGCTTGCAAACGGCGACTGGGTGCTCACCACAGACGACATGATGGCAGAGTTAGAGCTTGTTACCATGCTCCGACAAGTGCTCGTTATACGCACGACAGGCTTGCAGAACTACGCATTTGAGCCGATAGACCCACACCTTTTCAAAGGAAAGGCAAAGAAGGCATACGACCCGAACGCGAAAATGCGCGACGATGGTTTCTGGGAGCAGCACCGCACCACTGCCCTATCGAAGAGCGAGCACAACATGGGCAACTTCATTAAGCGCATGGGGCGCACCAAAGGCTTCAAAACCGTTATGTTCGTGGTAAAGGCTTTCGCCGAAAACTTCGTGGAAACAGGCTCTGAAAAGACAGCAAGCAAGATTGACATAGGACCTGTAAACACCTTTATTTCGAAGAACTACATAGACGGAATACGCCTGAGAGCGGCTGCACGAACCACTGCCAACCTTAGTCCGCACTGGTTTGCAGAAGGCTATTACGCTTACGGAACGAAGTCGAAAGACCACTATTACGGCGGTAAGCTGACGTATTCGTTCAGAAAACCCGAGTACCAACCTACTGAATTTCCTGTACGCACACTCTCTTTCGAGTCGTATCGCGACTTGGAATCGCCGTCAGACAAGTATCTTGTGCACAACAAAGACAACATCTTTATGACCTTCCGCCCCGTAAAGGTGGAGAAACTCTACCTCTACAACAGGCAAAGATTGGGCTTCCAATGGGAAACCGACTACGGTTTTTCAACACAGATACAGCTGAACACCGAGAGCCACCGCCCATTGGGAAAACTCTATTACGAACGTATGGACGGCTCGTTTGTAGACAAAGTGCGAATGACATCGCTCACCTTGGGCTTCGACTACCGCCCCGGACAAAGCTACATCAACTCGAAACAGCGTCGCTTCGAGGTGAATTTAGACGCCCCGCAGTTCACGTTGAGCCACACTATCGGACTTAAAAACGTATTGGGCGGACAGTTCAGCTACAACCTTACCGAGTTTTCGGCATACAAACGTGTATGGCTCGGCAGCTGGGGCAAGTTCGACATGCGCCTTAAAGCAGGTGCACAGTGGAACAAAGTGCCTTACCACCTGCTCATAATGCCCCCTGTAAACACGTCGTACTTCGAGCATCAAGGTTCGTTCAACTTAATGGAGAACCTCGAATTCCTCAACGACCGCTACGCACAGTTCAACATTGCGTGGAACTTGGAGGGCAAAGTGTTCAACCGTATTCCGCTCGTAAAGAAGCTGAAGTGGCGCGAATACCTCGCTTTCAAGGGTATGTGGGGACACCTTACCGACAAGAATAATCCGCTGTTGCCACAGAATGCTGCCGACACAGAGCTTTACAAGTTCCCCGAAGGCACCAATGTAATGGGCAAGAAACCTTATTTGGAATTCGTAGTGGGTGTGCACAACATCTTAAAGATGTTTGAAGTGGACTATGTGCGCCGCCTCACCTACACCGAACTGCCAGGCATTTCAAAGCACGGCATACGCTTCGGCTTCAACTTGGTATTCTAA
- a CDS encoding dipeptidase — protein sequence MIKEYIKENQDRILEELFSLIRIPSVSAQPEKHGADMIRCAERWKELLLMSGVDKAEVMPTDGNPVVYGEKIVDPAAKTVLIYGHYDVMPAEPFELWKTEPFEPVIKDGRLWARGADDDKGQSFIQAKAFEYIVKNNLLKHNIKFILEGEEEIGSPSLSAFCEKHKELLKCDVILVSDTSMIAKDIPSLTVGLRGLAYWQIEVTGPNHDLHSGHFGGAVANPINVLCKLITDVTDKDGKIQFPNFYDDVEEVSKEERAMVAQIPFDEEAYKKSLDVEELFGEKGYSTIEHTGFRPSFDVCGIWGGYQGEGAKTVIPSKAYAKLSCRLVPHQDHKKIGQLVVDYFKRVAPKTVKVNIESLHGGQGYVCPIDLPAYKAAERGFEMAFGKRPIAARRGGSIPIIAAFEEILGVKTVLMGFGLESNLIHSPNENIQLDMYWQAIEAVINFHLEYDKL from the coding sequence ATGATTAAAGAGTATATCAAGGAAAATCAAGACCGAATACTTGAAGAGCTGTTCAGTCTTATTCGCATACCCAGTGTGAGCGCGCAGCCCGAAAAGCACGGCGCAGATATGATACGTTGTGCCGAGCGTTGGAAGGAGTTGCTGCTGATGTCGGGCGTCGATAAGGCTGAAGTAATGCCCACCGACGGCAACCCTGTGGTTTACGGCGAGAAGATTGTAGACCCCGCTGCAAAGACGGTGCTCATCTACGGCCACTACGACGTGATGCCTGCCGAGCCATTCGAGCTTTGGAAAACCGAGCCATTCGAGCCCGTTATCAAAGACGGACGCCTGTGGGCGCGTGGTGCCGACGACGACAAGGGGCAGTCGTTCATTCAAGCAAAGGCTTTCGAATATATCGTTAAGAACAACTTGCTGAAGCACAATATAAAGTTCATACTCGAAGGAGAAGAAGAAATAGGCTCGCCAAGTCTGAGCGCATTCTGCGAAAAGCACAAGGAACTGCTCAAGTGCGACGTTATTCTCGTTTCCGACACAAGTATGATTGCCAAGGACATACCGTCGCTCACGGTTGGTCTTCGTGGTCTGGCTTACTGGCAAATCGAGGTTACAGGTCCGAACCACGACCTGCATTCGGGACACTTCGGCGGTGCGGTGGCAAACCCCATCAACGTGCTTTGCAAGCTGATAACCGACGTTACCGACAAGGACGGCAAGATACAGTTCCCCAACTTCTACGACGATGTGGAAGAAGTATCGAAGGAAGAGCGTGCAATGGTGGCACAGATACCTTTCGACGAAGAAGCTTACAAGAAGTCGCTCGACGTTGAAGAACTCTTCGGCGAGAAGGGTTACAGCACCATAGAGCACACTGGCTTCCGCCCAAGTTTCGATGTCTGCGGCATCTGGGGCGGCTATCAGGGCGAAGGAGCCAAGACCGTTATCCCTTCAAAGGCATACGCAAAACTCTCTTGTCGCCTTGTTCCACACCAAGACCACAAGAAGATAGGACAGTTGGTGGTGGATTACTTCAAGCGAGTAGCACCCAAGACCGTGAAGGTGAACATCGAGTCGCTGCACGGCGGACAAGGTTACGTGTGCCCAATCGACCTCCCTGCCTACAAGGCAGCCGAGCGTGGGTTCGAAATGGCATTCGGTAAGCGTCCTATCGCAGCACGCCGTGGCGGCAGCATTCCTATTATTGCAGCCTTCGAGGAAATACTCGGCGTGAAAACAGTGCTTATGGGCTTCGGTTTGGAGTCGAACCTTATCCACTCACCAAACGAAAACATACAGCTCGATATGTATTGGCAAGCCATTGAGGCAGTTATCAACTTCCACTTGGAATACGACAAGCTTTAA